A region from the Candidatus Hydrogenedentota bacterium genome encodes:
- a CDS encoding PSD1 domain-containing protein — translation MAIQGRSILGCTGGVCLLYVLALTAPGWASHAAPPDFEHQIAPLLVKRCVECHQERDPSGGLALVTRAGLLKGGGDGPAVVPGAPDASHIFARVLAGEMPPEEKGLSRKLPEAEIALLREWIQSGAPWPEGRKLDLYEATTEVRGGRDWWSFQPIKPVAPPNVTHPELASNPIDAFILAGLEKAGMEPAPLADRRNLIRRVYYDVIGLPPSFEQIKAFVADDRPDAWERVVDGLLANPHYGEKWARHWLDVVRFAETSGYERDQEKPYAWRYRDWVVDAINDDLPYDQFVVQQLAGDEVPDRTERTVIATGMLRLGTWNDEPNDAQDYKYERLEDLVHVTSSAFLGLTVKCARCHDHKFDPIPQTDYYRLAAAFWPGAIEARDGKYVGGPTPEELGYENVLGWSDITNTPQPIHLLKNGERDKPGVAVEAGVLTVVPALDRPFDMPPANAKSTFRRLQLARWITNPANPLTPRVAVNRLWQHHFGKGLVRTPDNFGYKGDLPTHPELLDWLANELIQGGWKMKPLHRMILLSRTYRQATVHPQQDAYNLTDASNMHWWRAERRRLDAEALRDTMLSVTGELDETRGGPSFKPAIAADALEGLSTKDAAWKASPEGQQHRRSLYIYSKRSLLPPMMTTFNFTDTTLPCAQRDSTIAPTQALALLNNAFTHERSAALARRVISTAGATPEERIGLAWRYALERDPTLDEARLSLEHLVDQQARFAKAGLDVPDQRALESLCHVLLNGNEFIYVD, via the coding sequence ATGGCTATTCAAGGCAGGAGCATTTTGGGCTGCACCGGAGGTGTTTGCCTGTTGTACGTGCTGGCGCTCACTGCGCCGGGCTGGGCGTCCCATGCCGCGCCACCCGACTTCGAGCACCAGATCGCGCCGCTGCTCGTGAAGCGCTGCGTCGAGTGCCATCAAGAGCGGGACCCCTCCGGCGGGCTGGCGCTGGTCACGCGGGCGGGTTTGTTGAAGGGCGGCGGCGATGGCCCCGCTGTCGTACCCGGTGCGCCGGACGCGAGCCACATTTTTGCGCGGGTATTGGCGGGCGAAATGCCGCCCGAAGAGAAAGGGCTTTCGCGGAAACTGCCCGAAGCGGAGATCGCACTTCTTCGCGAATGGATTCAGTCGGGTGCGCCGTGGCCCGAAGGCCGCAAGCTCGACCTTTATGAAGCCACGACCGAAGTGCGCGGCGGGCGCGACTGGTGGTCTTTTCAGCCTATCAAGCCTGTGGCGCCACCAAACGTCACGCACCCCGAACTCGCCAGCAATCCCATCGACGCCTTCATCCTCGCGGGGCTGGAAAAGGCCGGCATGGAGCCTGCGCCCCTGGCGGATCGCCGCAACCTGATTCGGCGCGTGTACTATGATGTGATCGGCCTGCCGCCAAGCTTTGAACAGATCAAAGCTTTCGTCGCCGATGACCGGCCCGATGCGTGGGAGCGCGTGGTGGATGGCCTGCTCGCCAACCCGCACTACGGCGAAAAGTGGGCACGGCACTGGCTCGATGTGGTGCGCTTTGCGGAGACCAGCGGGTATGAGCGGGACCAGGAAAAGCCCTACGCCTGGCGTTACCGCGACTGGGTGGTGGATGCGATCAACGACGACCTGCCCTACGACCAGTTTGTGGTTCAGCAACTGGCGGGCGATGAGGTGCCTGACCGTACCGAGCGCACCGTCATTGCCACGGGCATGCTGCGCCTGGGCACGTGGAATGATGAACCGAACGACGCGCAGGACTACAAATACGAGCGCCTTGAAGATCTGGTACACGTCACTTCGTCCGCCTTTCTCGGGCTCACGGTGAAGTGTGCGCGGTGCCACGATCACAAGTTCGACCCGATCCCCCAGACGGACTACTACCGCCTGGCCGCCGCGTTCTGGCCGGGCGCCATTGAAGCGCGCGACGGGAAGTATGTCGGCGGGCCGACGCCGGAAGAACTCGGTTATGAGAATGTGCTCGGCTGGTCCGATATCACGAACACGCCCCAACCTATTCATCTGCTGAAAAATGGCGAGCGCGACAAACCGGGCGTCGCCGTGGAGGCGGGCGTGCTCACTGTTGTACCCGCGCTGGACCGCCCATTCGACATGCCGCCCGCCAACGCGAAATCCACTTTCCGCCGTCTGCAATTGGCGCGCTGGATCACGAACCCCGCCAATCCGCTTACGCCGCGCGTGGCGGTGAACCGCCTGTGGCAACACCACTTCGGCAAGGGACTGGTGCGCACGCCGGACAATTTCGGCTACAAGGGTGACCTGCCCACGCACCCCGAATTGCTCGACTGGCTGGCGAATGAACTCATCCAGGGGGGCTGGAAGATGAAGCCACTTCACCGCATGATATTGCTGTCGCGCACCTATCGCCAGGCGACGGTCCATCCACAACAGGACGCGTACAACTTGACCGACGCGTCGAACATGCATTGGTGGCGGGCCGAGCGCCGCCGACTCGATGCCGAGGCCCTGCGCGACACGATGCTGTCCGTGACCGGCGAGCTCGACGAAACACGCGGTGGGCCGAGCTTCAAACCCGCCATCGCGGCCGATGCCCTGGAGGGCCTGTCCACGAAGGATGCCGCGTGGAAAGCCTCGCCCGAGGGCCAGCAACACCGCCGCAGTCTATATATCTACAGCAAGCGCAGTTTACTGCCGCCGATGATGACTACGTTTAATTTCACCGACACGACCCTTCCCTGCGCCCAGCGCGATTCGACCATTGCGCCGACGCAGGCCCTGGCCCTGCTGAACAACGCCTTCACCCACGAACGCAGCGCGGCACTCGCGCGGCGGGTGATCTCCACTGCGGGCGCTACGCCGGAGGAACGCATAGGGCTGGCCTGGCGATACGCGCTGGAGCGCGACCCGACGCTCGACGAGGCGCGGCTCTCGCTGGAGCATCTGGTCGATCAACAGGCGCGCTTTGCGAAGGCGGGATTGGATGTCCCCGACCAGCGCGCCCTGGAGTCCCTTTGCCATGTGTTGCTGAACGGGAATGAGTTTATTTATGTGGATTAA
- a CDS encoding DUF1501 domain-containing protein, giving the protein MTDHRQFPCGKTRREFVWEMGAGFAGVALAGLLSGEGFFSRSASAASLNPLAARPPLLSTRAKSCIFLMMNGAPSQVDTFDYKPELRKYAGMTMPDHLKYINSGGRKVGYLTPNFREFRPGGQSGLLISDYFPNVRKHADKLCVINSCHTDSHAHGSALVAMNTGKTFIGRPSLGSWCAYGLGSENQSLPGYVVMLDKRGGPISGEPNWSSGFMPSTYAGTLFRPVGDPILDLYGPEHLSREAQRAQLDLMAKFNEIHMTQYPGAQELAARVETYELAYRMQAEAPEAVEITNESPETLTMYGVGQQPTDEFGRNCLVARRLVERGVRFVQLYSGGGHLAETWDAHESIEKNHGQHGAEVDQPIAALLSDLEQRGLLDETLVVWGGEFGRMPFSEGQGAPGRNHNPYGFSMWLAGGGVKGGMTYGSTDELGFAAAENKVHLHDIHATILHLMGVDHEALTYFHQGREESLTDVGGRVVREVMT; this is encoded by the coding sequence ATGACCGACCACCGCCAATTCCCCTGCGGCAAGACCCGCCGCGAGTTTGTCTGGGAGATGGGCGCGGGCTTTGCCGGGGTCGCGTTGGCGGGGCTGCTGTCGGGCGAGGGTTTCTTTTCGCGCAGCGCCAGCGCCGCGAGCCTCAACCCGCTCGCGGCACGCCCTCCCCTGCTCTCCACCCGTGCGAAGTCGTGCATCTTTCTCATGATGAACGGCGCACCCAGCCAGGTGGACACGTTTGACTACAAGCCCGAGCTCCGGAAGTACGCGGGCATGACCATGCCCGATCATCTGAAGTACATTAATTCCGGCGGGCGCAAGGTGGGCTACCTGACGCCCAACTTCCGCGAATTTCGTCCCGGCGGCCAGAGCGGCCTCCTCATCTCCGACTATTTCCCGAACGTGCGCAAGCACGCCGACAAACTCTGCGTCATCAACTCGTGCCACACCGACAGCCACGCCCACGGCTCCGCGCTGGTGGCCATGAACACGGGCAAGACCTTCATCGGGCGGCCTTCGCTGGGGAGCTGGTGCGCCTACGGTCTTGGCAGCGAAAACCAGAGCCTGCCGGGCTATGTCGTCATGCTGGACAAGCGCGGCGGCCCCATCAGCGGCGAGCCGAACTGGTCCAGCGGCTTCATGCCCTCCACCTACGCCGGCACGCTGTTCCGCCCCGTCGGCGATCCCATCCTCGACCTCTACGGTCCCGAGCACCTGAGCCGCGAGGCCCAGCGCGCGCAACTCGACCTGATGGCCAAGTTCAACGAGATTCACATGACGCAATATCCCGGCGCGCAGGAACTCGCCGCGCGCGTGGAAACCTACGAACTCGCCTACCGCATGCAGGCCGAAGCCCCGGAGGCCGTGGAGATCACCAACGAATCGCCCGAGACCTTGACGATGTACGGCGTCGGCCAACAACCCACCGACGAGTTCGGCCGCAACTGCCTGGTCGCCCGCCGCCTCGTCGAGCGCGGCGTCCGCTTCGTCCAGCTCTACTCCGGCGGCGGCCACCTCGCAGAGACCTGGGACGCCCACGAGAGCATCGAGAAAAACCACGGCCAGCACGGCGCGGAAGTCGACCAGCCCATCGCCGCCCTCCTCAGCGATCTGGAGCAGCGCGGCCTACTCGACGAAACCCTCGTCGTCTGGGGCGGGGAATTCGGCCGTATGCCCTTCAGCGAAGGCCAGGGCGCGCCAGGCCGCAACCACAACCCCTACGGCTTCAGCATGTGGCTCGCGGGCGGCGGCGTGAAAGGCGGCATGACCTACGGCAGCACCGACGAACTCGGCTTCGCCGCCGCGGAAAACAAGGTCCACCTCCACGATATTCACGCCACGATCCTGCACCTCATGGGCGTGGACCACGAGGCCCTGACCTATTTTCACCAGGGGCGGGAAGAGAGCCTGACGGATGTGGGTGGAAGGGTTGTGCGGGAGGTGATGACCTGA